The genomic window TGGCGCCGTCCACCTCCCGATCGGGCGGCACCTGCAGGAAGCCACTGCTGGCTTCGCCGTCACCGGTTGAATTAAAGGTTTGCTCAAAATCGCTCGGCGCGCGTTCGCTGTAAGTAATCGGCACCGCCGTGGCGCAATCCTGACCGCTGGCGCAGCCAGGCTGCACCGTTAAGCGCTTGTTGACAGGATCATAACTGACCCGGTCGCCCGGCAACCCTACAACACGTTTAATATAGTCCAGCTTGGGGTCAAGCGGGAATTTAAACACCACCACGTCGCCGCGTTTGGGATGGCCGGTTTCAATCAGGGTTGTATGGGTAATGGGATCTTTAATGCCGTAGGCAAATTTTTCCACCAGAATGAAATCACCGACCAGAAGCGTCGGCATCATCGATCCTGAGGGAATCTGAAACGGCTCGAAAATAAATGAGCGCACGACAAAGACCAGTAACAAGACCGGAAAAATCGACGCGCAGGTTTCAATCCAGCCCGGCTTATGGCTGACCTTTACCGCGACATCATTACCGGGCGTTCCCCCCACAGCTTCTGGTCGTTGCTGGCCGGGCTGCTGCCCCAGACGGCGGCGGGCAGGCGCAAGTTTAAAACGCTCCAAACACCAGAGGATCCCGGTGATAAGCGTCGCAATTGCCATTATCAAGGCAAACATATTGGCCATGCAATCTCCTCAAACTTATTTGCTGTCTTTACCCACATGCAGAATTGCCAGGAACGCTTCCTGCGGAAGCTCAACGTTACCTACCTGCTTCATGCGTTTTTTACCTTCTTTCTGCTTTTGCAGCAGCTTTTTCTTACGGCTCACGTCGCCGCCGTAGCATTTTGCCAGCACGTTTTTGCGCAGCTGCTTGACAGTGGAACGGGCAATAATATGGTTGCCGATGGCCGCCTGAATGGCGATATCAAACTGCTGGCGCGGGATGAGTTCCTGGAGCTTATCAACAAACTCGCGGCCACGGTACGGCGCATTATCCCGATGGGTAATCAGCGCCAGCGCATCGACCCGTTCGCCGTTAATCAGCACATCGACCCGCACCATGTCCGAGTTCTGAAAACGCTTGAACCCATAATCCAGCGAAGCATAACCGCGCGAGGTGGATTTCAGCCGGTCAAAGAAATCCAGTACCACTTCGACCATGGGGATCTCATAGGTCAGCGCCACCTGGCTGCCGTGGTAGACCATGTTGGTCTGAACGCCACGCTTCTCGATACATAGCGTGATGACATTACCCAGATAAGCCTGCGGCAGCAGCATATGACATTCGGCGACAGGTTCACGCAATTCGTTAATACCATTCAGCGGCGGCAGCTTGGAGGGGCTGTCTACGTATACCGTCGTGTTATCGGTCGTCAACACCTCATAAATCACCGTCGGCGCGGTGGTGATCAGATCAAGATCGTATTCACGCTCTAGCCGCTCCTGGATGATTTCCATATGCAGCAGGCCAAGAAAGCCGCAGCGAAAGCCGAAGCCGAGCGCGGTTGAACTTTCAGGCTCGTAAAACAGCGAGGCATCGTTGAGGCTGAGCTTGCCGAGGGCGTCGCGAAACGCCTCATAATCGTCGGAGCTCACCGGGAACAGACCGGCATAAACCTGCGGCTTCACTTTCTTGAAGCCCGGCAGCACTTTATCAGCCGGCTGACGCGCCAGCGTCAGAGTATCCCCCACCGGCGCGCCGTGAATATCTTTAATGGCACAGACCAGCCAGCCGACTTCGCCGCAGTTAAGCACCTCACGGTCGATACGTTTCGGGGTAAAAATACCCAGTCGGTCCGCGTTGTAAAGTTGACCGGTGCTCATTACCTTGATTTTGTCACCTTTGCGCAAGGTGCCGTTCTTAATACGCACCAGCGAGACCACGCCCAAATAATTATCGAACCAGGAGTCAATAATCAGCGCCTGCAAAGGTGCGGCTGGATCGCCTTCCGGCGGCGGGATATCGCGCACCAGCCGTTCGAGCACATCGGGTACGCCGACACCGGTTTTGGCCGAACAACGCACCGCGTCGGTGGCGTCAATGCCGACGATATCTTCGATTTCCTGCGCTACGCGATCGGGATCGGCGGCGGGCAGGTCGATTTTATTCAGCACCGGCACCACTTCCAAATCCATTTCCATCGCAGTGTAGCAGTTGGCCAGCGTCTGGGCCTCCACCCCTTGTCCGGCGTCCACCACCAGCAGCGCGCCTTCGCATGCCGCAAGCGATCGGGAAACTTCATAGGAGAAGTCCACATGCCCCGGGGTATCAATGAAATTCAGCTGATAAACCTGACCATCGGGCGCTTTATAGTCCAGCGTCACGCTTTGCGCTTTGATGGTAATACCGCGCTCACGCTCCAGATCCATGGAGTCCAGCACCTGAGCCGCCATTTCACGTTCGCTCAGACCACCACAGGTCTGTATCAGGCGGTCGGACAGCGTCGACTTGCCGTGATCGATATGGGCAATAATGGAGAAGTTGCGTATATTCTTCATTTTAATAAGTTTTTCTCTTAAACAGGCGCTCTAAGTCGTTCCGGTGGTCGCACTGCGGGGAACGTGACCCCTACGGCCCACAAAATAATGGACGCATCTTACACTGTCTGATGGAAGCAAGGAAGAATGGCGGGGGCCATTGCCGGGGGGCGTAGACCGCGCCACCGTTCAAGATGCGGCACTCCGGACGGTCGTCCCGACGGTGGCACAAGGCGTCTTGGCCCGCATAATTGCAAGCCGCCACACCGTCCCGAATACGGCAGGGGCCGAAACAAGCGCGCGCACCGCACGCCGTAGCGCCACGCCCAACCCTCAACGCCGCCGGGGCGCGAGCGTCAGTCCTGGACATGCAATGACGAAGGCGGCAGGGCCACCTGTAAAATCACCGGCTGATTGGCGCGCGTCTCAGATGTGTGGCGGGCCAGATAGCGCGCGCAAAGAAAACCGGCGACACCGCCCGCCACGCCGCCACAGGCGGCAGGCGGATCGGTATCAAGCATGCCTTGGAAAATCGCCTCGCCGCCGATAAGTCCCAGCAGCGGCAGCATATACACCAGAAAAGCGGAGCGCAGCAGGCTACCCTCATTGATACCCACCTCCACGCGCTGTCCCGGTACCAGCGGCAACGGGCTGGCGACCTCTAAATGATGCTGTGTGCCGGTTGCCATTTTGTCGAGAAGACGGGTACCGCAGCTTTGCCGGGCGTGGCAACTGCTGCACCCTTCACGCGTCTCGCAGCGCACCTGCGCAATGCCCTGCTGCCAGGTGACGACCGTAGCCCATTCTTTAATCATGGCTGCGCCTGGAAAACGACGCCGTCGGCGATACGCTTCGCCGTGGCCGGCGGCAGTTCGCCCACGACGGTGATTTCCCGGTTGCCGCGCTGTTCGGTATGGATAGTACGTCGCCCGGTGCGAATGAGACGTTCCCTATTGCCGGAATTAGTGACGGTATTCGCCTGGCCGACGTTCACCGAAAAGCTGAACAAGCCATCTGTATACAGCCTGGCCTCAATCGGTTCATTGATGCCAGGCAGCGTACGACGGCTGCGGGAGGCTTCGGACACGCCCACCGGCAACCAGTTAACGCGCCAGTCGAAATTGGCGGTGGTGGAGGCCGGCAACGCCAGCTGGGGCGGCAAGGTCACCTTTTCCAACCCGGCCATGCTGTTTTCGACCTGCTTATCGACGTTAAATGCGATGACGCGAAACTGTTCCAGCGCTTCGCCATCGCGATCCAGCAGATCGACGCGCAGCGGGAGTTTAGTGGCGGTATCAATCCAGACGATATAACTGAACCAGGTGCCGTCGCGCGCGACAACCCGCACCACCTCGCACAGACGATCGGCAATACGGGCGCGGCCCACAGGAATAAAATCGTAGAAGTGCGCCAAGCGTTCAAAATTGGCGTAGACAATCGAGGGAAGAGAATCAACGATGTGATCGCCCAGAAGGGTAAAAGGCTCCAGGCCGGGCTCGAAATAGCTGATCTCGCCGTTACGCTGGACAATCTCGCGGCGCGGACCGTCCATTTGCAGCAGCTGCGCCAACCGTTGTTTATCGATAACCACGTGGCGGTAGCGCAGCGAGTCGACGCCCAGCTTGCTGACCAGCACGTATGCATATTCATAGTCCAGCGTCTGGCTGGCCTGACTCATTTGCGCGAGCAACGCGCCGGATGAGGTGGTCTGAGCCGGCGCGTGGATGGAATAGAGCAGGCTGCCCGTCAACAAACACACGGCATACCAAAGTTGCTTCATTACTGCGGCTGCATTCCTAATGATTGCGTGCCCGGCACCGGCACGGCGGCCTGCTGCGCGTCTTGCTGATCGAACTGTAGAGTATCAGCATGCAGGCGACGCTGCAGCTCATAGTCCTGCAAAATGGCGTTGATGCGCCTGCGCTGTTCCTGAACCTGCATCTCCTGATTGCCGTTATCCACCCCGGCGCCGTTGGCCGAAGGGACGCCAAGACTGACCGGCGACGCCTGGCCCATCATCGGCAAAGTATTGAATACGGGGTTTTCTGGCTGACTGCTGTCCTGACCGACGCCCTGCTGGGTATTGTAATGCTGCACGCAGACGATAACCGCCAGTGAGACGCAGGCCGCGACGCCGATTTGGGTAAGGTGTGACGCGACGCCTAACCGGGCAACGCGCGAGGTAAAGGGCCGTGCCTTGCGCCAGAACGGTGAGCGGTGCCAGGCGTCCGGCGTCGGCTGCGATTCCGTTACGGCCTGCGGCGCGATACGCACCGGCTCTTCGGCAATGGCGGCGGCCACACGATCGGCAATATCGAGGTGAAGAACTTCGCTCGCGTCACCGCGCATTACGTCGCGAATGAGGTGATACCGTTGCCAGCTTTGCTGCAACTTAACATCCCTGGACAAATCGTTAAACAGTTCGCTGTCAAACGATTCCCCATCCATCAGAGCGGAAAGCTTTTCATTGTGCATGCCTGGGTACCTTCTCCTGCCGCCGTTAACGCTGAATAAGTGGTTGAATTTTATTGTCAATTGCTTCGCGCGCACGGAAAATACGTGAGCGTACCGTTCCTACCGGGCAATCCATGATGGAGGCTATCTCTTCATAGCTTAGGCCATCCAGCTCGCGCAACGTAATCGCCATACGCAAGTCTTCGGGCAACGCCTCGATAGTGCGGAACACTATCTGTCGCAACTCCTCAGACAACATTAAATTCTCAGGGTTCGATATTTCTTTCAATGCGCCGGCACTTTCGTAATTTTCCGCGTCGATGGCGTCCACATCGCTGGAGGGCGGACGCCG from Sodalis glossinidius str. 'morsitans' includes these protein-coding regions:
- the lepB gene encoding signal peptidase I, coding for MANMFALIMAIATLITGILWCLERFKLAPARRRLGQQPGQQRPEAVGGTPGNDVAVKVSHKPGWIETCASIFPVLLLVFVVRSFIFEPFQIPSGSMMPTLLVGDFILVEKFAYGIKDPITHTTLIETGHPKRGDVVVFKFPLDPKLDYIKRVVGLPGDRVSYDPVNKRLTVQPGCASGQDCATAVPITYSERAPSDFEQTFNSTGDGEASSGFLQVPPDREVDGAIRLAQRKESLGGVVHNILMVPGKQDQLGIYYQQQGSLLAEWVVPQGEYFMMGDNRDNSADSRFWGFVPERNLVGKATAIWMSFEKQEGQWPTGVRLSRIGGIH
- the lepA gene encoding translation elongation factor 4, which gives rise to MKNIRNFSIIAHIDHGKSTLSDRLIQTCGGLSEREMAAQVLDSMDLERERGITIKAQSVTLDYKAPDGQVYQLNFIDTPGHVDFSYEVSRSLAACEGALLVVDAGQGVEAQTLANCYTAMEMDLEVVPVLNKIDLPAADPDRVAQEIEDIVGIDATDAVRCSAKTGVGVPDVLERLVRDIPPPEGDPAAPLQALIIDSWFDNYLGVVSLVRIKNGTLRKGDKIKVMSTGQLYNADRLGIFTPKRIDREVLNCGEVGWLVCAIKDIHGAPVGDTLTLARQPADKVLPGFKKVKPQVYAGLFPVSSDDYEAFRDALGKLSLNDASLFYEPESSTALGFGFRCGFLGLLHMEIIQERLEREYDLDLITTAPTVIYEVLTTDNTTVYVDSPSKLPPLNGINELREPVAECHMLLPQAYLGNVITLCIEKRGVQTNMVYHGSQVALTYEIPMVEVVLDFFDRLKSTSRGYASLDYGFKRFQNSDMVRVDVLINGERVDALALITHRDNAPYRGREFVDKLQELIPRQQFDIAIQAAIGNHIIARSTVKQLRKNVLAKCYGGDVSRKKKLLQKQKEGKKRMKQVGNVELPQEAFLAILHVGKDSK
- the rseC gene encoding SoxR-reducing system protein RseC is translated as MIKEWATVVTWQQGIAQVRCETREGCSSCHARQSCGTRLLDKMATGTQHHLEVASPLPLVPGQRVEVGINEGSLLRSAFLVYMLPLLGLIGGEAIFQGMLDTDPPAACGGVAGGVAGFLCARYLARHTSETRANQPVILQVALPPSSLHVQD
- the rseB gene encoding sigma-E factor regulatory protein RseB; the protein is MKQLWYAVCLLTGSLLYSIHAPAQTTSSGALLAQMSQASQTLDYEYAYVLVSKLGVDSLRYRHVVIDKQRLAQLLQMDGPRREIVQRNGEISYFEPGLEPFTLLGDHIVDSLPSIVYANFERLAHFYDFIPVGRARIADRLCEVVRVVARDGTWFSYIVWIDTATKLPLRVDLLDRDGEALEQFRVIAFNVDKQVENSMAGLEKVTLPPQLALPASTTANFDWRVNWLPVGVSEASRSRRTLPGINEPIEARLYTDGLFSFSVNVGQANTVTNSGNRERLIRTGRRTIHTEQRGNREITVVGELPPATAKRIADGVVFQAQP
- the rseA gene encoding anti-sigma-E factor RseA — protein: MHNEKLSALMDGESFDSELFNDLSRDVKLQQSWQRYHLIRDVMRGDASEVLHLDIADRVAAAIAEEPVRIAPQAVTESQPTPDAWHRSPFWRKARPFTSRVARLGVASHLTQIGVAACVSLAVIVCVQHYNTQQGVGQDSSQPENPVFNTLPMMGQASPVSLGVPSANGAGVDNGNQEMQVQEQRRRINAILQDYELQRRLHADTLQFDQQDAQQAAVPVPGTQSLGMQPQ
- the rpoE gene encoding RNA polymerase sigma factor RpoE; this translates as MSEQLTDQVLVERVQKGDQKAFNLLVVRYQHNVASLVSRYVPQGDVPDVVQESFIKAYRALASFRGDSAFYTWLYRIAVNTAKNYLVAQGRRPPSSDVDAIDAENYESAGALKEISNPENLMLSEELRQIVFRTIEALPEDLRMAITLRELDGLSYEEIASIMDCPVGTVRSRIFRAREAIDNKIQPLIQR